The proteins below come from a single Malus sylvestris chromosome 3, drMalSylv7.2, whole genome shotgun sequence genomic window:
- the LOC126615692 gene encoding VQ motif-containing protein 4-like — translation MEYTTSSRPQEIREKPYSYSPINSPRSNNNGTTTNANSSVCSSSSPAVGTQIPTTPKVSTPRSDSNPYPTTFVQADSSNFKHVVQMLTGSSETVTHQSSPKPTAAAHHNSHHHHHHHQDPTILPPSNKNFNIPPIKTAPPKKQGFKLYERRSTNLKNTLMINTLIPNFQSASGFSPRHQEILSPSLLEFPSLTLSPVTPLNDQFDKSASSPSLGNSSSEEDRAIAEKGFYLHPSPRATTTPRDPEPRLLPLFPVTSPRVSGSSS, via the coding sequence ATGGAATACACCACAAGCTCAAGGCCTCAAGAAATCAGAGAGAAGCCGTATTCGTATTCCCCCATAAACTCACCGAGGAGCAACAACAATGGCACGACCACCAACGCCAACAGCAGCgtctgcagcagcagcagcccgGCGGTGGGGACTCAAATCCCGACAACCCCGAAAGTCTCAACTCCCAGATCTGACTCCAATCCCTACCCGACAACCTTTGTCCAAGCTGACTCCTCGAACTTCAAACATGTTGTCCAAATGCTCACCGGCTCCTCGGAAACTGTCACTCACCAGTCCTCCCCCAAACCCACAGCCGCCGCCCACCACAacagccaccaccaccaccaccaccaccaagatCCAACAATTTTGCCACCCTCCAATAAAAACTTCAACATCCCACCAATCAAAACCGCCCCACCGAAAAAGCAGGGCTTCAAGCTCTACGAGCGGCGGAGCACCAATCTCAAAAACACCCTCATGATCAACACCCTCATCCCCAACTTCCAATCGGCTTCTGGGTTTTCTCCACGTCATCAGGAGATTCTCTCACCGAGCCTACTCGAATTCCCGTCACTCACCCTCAGCCCGGTGACGCCGTTGAACGACCAGTTCGACAAGTCGGCGTCGTCGCCGTCACTGGGAAATTCTTCGTCGGAGGAGGACAGGGCGATTGCGGAGAAAGGATTTTACTTGCACCCGTCGCCGAGGGCTACGACGACTCCGAGAGACCCGGAGCCGCGGCTTCTGCCTCTGTTTCCGGTCACTTCGCCAAGAGTTTCTGGGTCGTCTTCTTGA